In Pseudoalteromonas nigrifaciens, the sequence GTTAGCATTTACTACTCTGGGATTTACTTTGACAAATAACGATATTTTACGCCGCATTCGCTACACTTTTAATTTAACCGACACCGCTATGGTAAATGTTTTTGCTGCAGCTGAGCATACGGTTACTACAGAGCAAGTAATTGCTTGGTTAACTAAAGAAGGCGAAGAGGCTTACACTGAAATAAGTGATACAGAGTTTGCAACTTTTTTAAATGGTTTTATTAATACGCAACGTGGTAAGCGCGAAGGCGAGCAACCTGCTCCTGAGAGCAAGTTAAATAACAATATTATTTTTATGAAGCTGCGTATTGCTTTAAATATGAAAGCGGAAGATGTGATTGCGACGCTGGCACTCGTTGACTTTAATTTGAGTAAGCATGAGCTAAGCGCGTTTTCTCGTAAAGTAGATAACAAGCACTACCGCGTATGTAACAACCAGGTACTTCGTTTATTTTTAACGGGTGTACAACAGCAGGTTCGTCCACAAAGCACTGCTGAGTAAGCAAGGTAAAGCCATTACTCTTTCAAAACGCTAAAACAGCCCTTGTTTTAGCGTTTTGTTGTTTTTAAGTTAAATATATTTCAACTTGTTACACGCCTACTTTAAAATTGTTCAATACCGCTTAATAAACTAGCAATTGAATGAGATCATTTAAATATCAAGTAATTACCTCCTTTGTTAGCTGTATGTTTGGTTTTAGTAACCGTGCACTGTATTTTTATATCGTTAAAGTGAATAAAAATTCGCCTAGTCGCTGTTTTATTTTTACACAACAGTAAAATAATTCAACTTGAATGACGTGCAACACCACTCTTTCTAATGGTAAGGTGTATGAAAATTATGATTTTAAAATAGATTTATATTCAAAAAACAAACTCAATCATACTTACCCGAATTCTCAAATTTTAAAAATAGCTTACACGGAAGAATAATTATGAATTATATACATAGTACGATAGCTCAATTAAAGCAAACTAGCCCCGCGCAAAGTGAGTTTTATCAAGCTGTTGAAGAAGTACTAGAATCTTTAGAACCTCTTTTTGCAAAAACTACAAATTATCAAAAAGAAGCCATTATAGAAAGAATGGTAGAGCCAGAGCGTCAACTAATGTTTCGTGTACCTTGGGTTGACGACGAAGGTAATATTCAAGTAAATAAAGGCTATCGCATTGAATTTAGCTCTACCTTGGGCCCATATAAGGGGGGCTTGCGTTTTCACCCGAGTGTTAATGCCAGTATTATTAAGTTTTTGGGTTTTGAGCAAGTGTTTAAAAACTCATTAACCGGCCTACCTATTGGTGGTGGTAAAGGCGGTGCTAACTTTGATCCAAAAGGGCGCTCAGACGGTGAAATAATGCGTTTTTGCCAATCATTTATGAACGAGTTATACCGCCACATTGGCCCAACTACCGACGTACCTGCAGGGGATATTGGTGTTGGCGCACGCGAAATTGGTTATTTGTTTGGCCAGTACAAGCGTTTAACAGGGCGTTACGATGGTGTGTTAACCGGTAAAAGCCTAATGTGGGGTGGCTCGTTAGTTCGTAAAGAAGCAACTGGCTACGGCGCAGTGTACTTTGCAAACTACATGCTACAAAACCGCGATGATAGCCTAGCTGGAAAACGTTGTTTAATTTCGGGCTCGGGTAATGTTGCTATTTATGCGATGGAAAAGCTGTATCAATTAAATGCAAAACCAATTACCTGTAGTGACTCTCGCGGTACACTATTTCATGACGCGGGTATAGACTTAACGCTTATTAAAGAGTTAAAAGAGCAGCAACGTGGCTGTTTAAGCAAATATAAAGAAAGCTACCCAGAAGCTACTTATATTGCTCGCGCAGATTACCCAGAAGATGGGCATGCAGTGTGGCGTTTTAAAGCCGATGCTGCGTTCCCGTGTGCCACTCAAAATGAGTTAACTCAAGGCGATGCAAAAGCGCTACTAAGCAATGGCTGTATTTTGGTGAGTGAAGGTGCAAACATGCCTTCGACCAAAGACGCGATTGACTGCTTTATTAAAGCCAAAATAGCTTACGGCCCAGGTAAAGCTGCTAATGCGGGCGGCGTTGCAACCAGCCAATTAGAAATGGCGCAAAATGCCAGTATGCAAAGCTGGACTTTTGAAGAAGTGGATGCAAAATTACAGCACATAATGAAAAACATTTTTAATATTGCTAACGAAACAGCGGCAGAATTTGGCCAACCTACTAACCTGTTACTTGGCGCTAATATTGCTGGTTTTCGCCGTGTTGCCGATGCAATGATAGAGCAAGGCGTAGTTTAACTAAAATAGTTTAAAGCAATTGCAGCTTATTGCTGTGAGAGCCTGTACTTAAAAACACCCCATAAATTTAGCTATTTACAGGGTGTTTTATTTAAATAACCGCTTAAGTTAGTTATAACGCTATAAAGCCAAGCTATAACAGCGTAGGATCAGGCTACTTTCGAATGAAAATAGGTTTGCACTTCGCGGTGCATTAACATAAAAAATTATGCAACTAACTGCAAAAGCATCACTTCCTAACGCATTACTTATCTCTATTAGTACACCTCACTTTAAAGGCGATGAAGCAATTGAGTCGCTTGCAGAATTGGCACGCCTAGTTACCACTCTTGGCTTTAAAGTAGTTGGTACACAATCACAAAAGCAAAGTTCTACCCAAAAAGTAAATGTACTGGGTTCAGGTAAACTGGCTGAAATAGCGCACCTTACTGGTAATAAAGGTTCTGCTGCAGATGAGAAAGAGGGTGAGAATTTTCTTGATGACGATCCATTATCCGACATGCCATCAGAAATTCCATCAGACGGTTTAGATTTTGCTTGTGCCGATGTTGTCGTGTTTGACTGCGATTTAACGCCTTCTCAACTACGTAATGTGGAAAACCAGTTAGGTGTGGAAGTATTTGACCGCACCGGCATAATTATTGAAATATTTAGCCGCCATGCGCGTACTAAAACAGCAAAATTACAGGTTGAAATTGCTCGCCTTAACTATGTAGCGCCGCGTCTGCGTGAAACATCTACCGGCGATAAAGAACGCCAAATGGGTAAGGGCGCAGGGGAGACAACGCTTGAGCTTAACCGTCGTAAAGTACGCGACCAATTAGCTGAGTTAAAGCGTGAACTGGTAAATGTTCAAGATGTAATGATGGACAGACGAGAACAGCGCTCAGAGCTATTTTCAGTGGCTTTAATTGGTTATACCAATGCGGGTAAATCGTCGATGATGCGCGCAATTACGGGCAGTGATGTAGAGGGCGAAAACAAACTTTTTGCCACGTTGGACACCACAGTTCGTGCTTTGTATCCAATAACGCAACCACGCATATTAGTATCAGATACAGTTGGTTTTATTAAAAAACTACCGCATGATTTAGTTGCTTCATTTCATTCAACTTTAGCCGAAGCACATGATGCGTCGCTGTTGTTATATGTAGTTGATGCATCGGATGCGTCTTTTCGCTCACAACTTGATGTAGTGCATAATGTATTGGCAGAAGTGGGTGTTCAAGGCAGTAAAAAGTTATTAGTACTGAACAAATCAGACCAACTTAGCGATGCGCAACAACAAGCATTAATGGCTGAATTTCCTGATGCTATGATGACATCAACACGTAACCCTGCTGATATAGCTAAACTGCATAAGTACATTGTTGATACTGCACAAAGCGACATGATTGAAGAAGAGGTTATTATTCCTTACACCGCCAAAGGTATAGTGGGTGAAATTCGCTCGACCATGAGTGTCATTAAAGAAGAATATGAATATAGCCATATTAAGCTCACAGTACGCTCCAATGCGATTGACTTAGAAAGGCTAAAAAAGCGTATGCTTAATTTATAGTTAACCTGAACTCTGGTTAAGAGATTTACTAACATATTGAATCATCGTTATATTTAATTTTATTTTCTCTAGCCAGAGGTTTTCAGTGAAAACAAGGCGAATTTACGCGTCAATAGCTGGCCTATTGCAAGTAAATTCAACGCAGTTAGCGCTGAAAATAGCTGCTTGAGATAAGTTTATTATCCGGAGCTCAGGTTAGTTAGTGCACGTTTGCTATAATAATAGCGCAGCCTGTTTTAGGCTGCGCTTTGTTAAAGTTGATAATTATGAAAATGCTTTTTCTGCTAACTCTTCTTGCATTTGTTCGCGCATTTTAAACTTTTGCAGTTTACCGGTTACCGTCATAGGGTAATTTTCAACAAAACGAATATGGCGAGGCACTTTAAAGTAAGCCAATTTGTCTTTTAAAAATAACCGTATTTGCTCTTCATCTAAAACCGCATCTTCTTTTGGTTGGATCCAGGCGCATACTT encodes:
- a CDS encoding DUF1456 family protein, which translates into the protein MTNNDILRRIRYTFNLTDTAMVNVFAAAEHTVTTEQVIAWLTKEGEEAYTEISDTEFATFLNGFINTQRGKREGEQPAPESKLNNNIIFMKLRIALNMKAEDVIATLALVDFNLSKHELSAFSRKVDNKHYRVCNNQVLRLFLTGVQQQVRPQSTAE
- the gdhA gene encoding NADP-specific glutamate dehydrogenase; amino-acid sequence: MNYIHSTIAQLKQTSPAQSEFYQAVEEVLESLEPLFAKTTNYQKEAIIERMVEPERQLMFRVPWVDDEGNIQVNKGYRIEFSSTLGPYKGGLRFHPSVNASIIKFLGFEQVFKNSLTGLPIGGGKGGANFDPKGRSDGEIMRFCQSFMNELYRHIGPTTDVPAGDIGVGAREIGYLFGQYKRLTGRYDGVLTGKSLMWGGSLVRKEATGYGAVYFANYMLQNRDDSLAGKRCLISGSGNVAIYAMEKLYQLNAKPITCSDSRGTLFHDAGIDLTLIKELKEQQRGCLSKYKESYPEATYIARADYPEDGHAVWRFKADAAFPCATQNELTQGDAKALLSNGCILVSEGANMPSTKDAIDCFIKAKIAYGPGKAANAGGVATSQLEMAQNASMQSWTFEEVDAKLQHIMKNIFNIANETAAEFGQPTNLLLGANIAGFRRVADAMIEQGVV
- the hflX gene encoding GTPase HflX, producing MQLTAKASLPNALLISISTPHFKGDEAIESLAELARLVTTLGFKVVGTQSQKQSSTQKVNVLGSGKLAEIAHLTGNKGSAADEKEGENFLDDDPLSDMPSEIPSDGLDFACADVVVFDCDLTPSQLRNVENQLGVEVFDRTGIIIEIFSRHARTKTAKLQVEIARLNYVAPRLRETSTGDKERQMGKGAGETTLELNRRKVRDQLAELKRELVNVQDVMMDRREQRSELFSVALIGYTNAGKSSMMRAITGSDVEGENKLFATLDTTVRALYPITQPRILVSDTVGFIKKLPHDLVASFHSTLAEAHDASLLLYVVDASDASFRSQLDVVHNVLAEVGVQGSKKLLVLNKSDQLSDAQQQALMAEFPDAMMTSTRNPADIAKLHKYIVDTAQSDMIEEEVIIPYTAKGIVGEIRSTMSVIKEEYEYSHIKLTVRSNAIDLERLKKRMLNL